The sequence GGAACTGatcttaaaaagaaaacatccTGATTCTGTGTCGGcgttaataggtaggtacggttTTCACTACCCACGACTTAAGTTGTAAATTAACGACAAAATACTTAGTGTGTGGGTGTTAATTTATAAGCATAAATATTTATAGCGTATTCATTCAAACAGCAATCATTtggaattataatttttatcaacATTTTACAGCATTTTACTGTAGTACTTGTAGTTAAGTATTACGATTGTAAAACTGGTTAGCcttaaattttacttaataatatcgtATTTAATTTCTTCCCAGTTGCCTCAAAGTCGTCAACTGTAGAAGATAACAAAAAGAAATTACTAGAAGAACGCATCGCTCGATTAGAACAGGAACTGAAAGATAAAGAAAACCATTTCCAAAGTATATTAGTAACGCTTCAAGAAAAGTTTGGCGATATGAAACAGAAGTATGAGAATCATATAATCGACGTAGAACGACAGCTTATGGAGGATCGGAAAGTCAATAACAATTTaaagagtaaaataaataaactcaacTTGATAGATGCAGCAGTTCAAACGACAACTAAAAATCTTCATAGCACAGGAACTCAAACATTACATAAATCAGATAGGGCATCGTCAGCTGTCAGCCGGTTGACGCAAAACTCTGCACTAATATTCAACAAATTAAAGGAAGACAGTTATTTGGTGGCCACTATTAAAGGATTGCAAGCCGAGCTTACGGTGAAACAACGCACCATATCCAAGATTAATAGAGAGACTGAAGAACTGAGGAAAAACTTGCGTAACCTACAGAAAGAAAAAGAAGGTGAATTAGATCATTTTTAGTTTCAATAAAGCttgatttaaatttatttcgATTTGcccttgtttataatattaatggcCCAAAAGCATTTGCGCTGCGCTACGCGTCGCTCAAATGTgctttgctccatacaaactcatatAAACTTTATTTGCCGCGTCGCATCGCGCAGCGCAGCTGAAGTGCTTTGggaccttaattttttttgtgtgaataGATAATGATACAGTACACtatgcacatcgaactttagaaagagatagatgGTTTCAACGGTTTATTGTCTCTATCGTTGAgatcacataggtatgagtaaCAGAGACGACGCTTTACGAAGcggaaatctctttctaaagttcgatgtgcagtATTTACTGCCGGCacctataaaatatttcatatttaggtacctacctactttctaaACTAGTAAGTACGTAATCAGTAAATAAGATATCCATTATCCATCTATGTTTCAGTTTTACTCAATTTAAATCCTCAAAAGAAAACCATCAGCAAGCAAGTGAAATCAACAGAAAACATCATGTCTCGCTTAAACACAGAAATGGAGGCGGAACTGAGCGAGGCAAGAAAGCAAAAGGAAACGCTCATGGAAGACAGGATAGGCTTGCTGGCTTCGTTAAAACGTACTAATGAGGATTTGATACTATTGAAGAAGAAACGCATACAAGATGTAAGTCCCGTCATGTTTCTATTAGAAATTATCTGGGTCTTATCACTTCCATGAATATTAAggattacaataaataataatgatatacTTAATTGAAGTTTGGTAATCATTTTTGTGGCcaaattttacttattttagtttattgtaTTGTGTTGGTTTATTTATTCGTGTTTATACACAACTACCTCAGCTATGTAGTAAAAGAAAACATCCCGAACAATTTTTTGCGCTCTGTAACTCGGTTTTGCTTACTATACCTAACTACCACTTGATGTCTAGTGTcctactaattttgacagcttcataaaacacaatttttgtttgaaagagctGTTCTATAGGTACTATAAATTTTCTTCTATGCGTTTTAGCTGCACACACTTCAACTGGCGCATGAGAAGGAATTGATGCAGATGAACATGCAGCTTTACCCTCTCCAAGAGGAGATCAAACTGCTGAACAGGACGGTGGAAATCCTGCAGGAGAGGGTCAGAACCGCCGATGATAAGTTGCTGAAGTACCAGGCGGGGTGCAAAGCTGATATACATGCAGGCGGGGATAATCCTGTCTCGAAGAtcaaatgattattttttttggtccttcgaaccCGTCGATGTTTATAGATAGGGGCTTATACgagtagatttaaaaaaaacggtcaagtgcgcgtcgcactcgcacacgaatg comes from Maniola jurtina chromosome 17, ilManJurt1.1, whole genome shotgun sequence and encodes:
- the LOC123873943 gene encoding centrosomal protein of 162 kDa-like isoform X2 — its product is MGVIKLSYVKPEINLETNQNGNTKQNAKESNEVRRKPKLRPFSAGVIDSKKKEAAKVARFVTNSPKKITTCKHESILEELKDTNERVKSLELLNVQLTDDNKTLRKKLDQINEEKYVAELKITECEKFVNRLSKEYENRNSEFKSVKQNETSLMAELSKERNERKNLVIQRDKDAVVIQDLQRQVKEMELILKRKHPDSVSALIVASKSSTVEDNKKKLLEERIARLEQELKDKENHFQSILVTLQEKFGDMKQKYENHIIDVERQLMEDRKVNNNLKSKINKLNLIDAAVQTTTKNLHSTGTQTLHKSDRASSAVSRLTQNSALIFNKLKEDSYLVATIKGLQAELTVKQRTISKINRETEELRKNLRNLQKEKEVLLNLNPQKKTISKQVKSTENIMSRLNTEMEAELSEARKQKETLMEDRIGLLASLKRTNEDLILLKKKRIQDLHTLQLAHEKELMQMNMQLYPLQEEIKLLNRTVEILQERVRTADDKLLKYQAGCKADIHAGGDNPVSKIK
- the LOC123873943 gene encoding centrosomal protein of 162 kDa-like isoform X1, which codes for MAQSVASNLEIVSNDNSTKEFLLHEKTCEAFKDNDEEIKMIFNEIKKLSDAKNLGHEIDEDNDDVELILKRAENIALETENLLKSSPVAAAVNGLRSYMDKGNVPQIKVTKPTENVHSEHKTPSKTNQNGNTKQNAKESNEVRRKPKLRPFSAGVIDSKKKEAAKVARFVTNSPKKITTCKHESILEELKDTNERVKSLELLNVQLTDDNKTLRKKLDQINEEKYVAELKITECEKFVNRLSKEYENRNSEFKSVKQNETSLMAELSKERNERKNLVIQRDKDAVVIQDLQRQVKEMELILKRKHPDSVSALIVASKSSTVEDNKKKLLEERIARLEQELKDKENHFQSILVTLQEKFGDMKQKYENHIIDVERQLMEDRKVNNNLKSKINKLNLIDAAVQTTTKNLHSTGTQTLHKSDRASSAVSRLTQNSALIFNKLKEDSYLVATIKGLQAELTVKQRTISKINRETEELRKNLRNLQKEKEVLLNLNPQKKTISKQVKSTENIMSRLNTEMEAELSEARKQKETLMEDRIGLLASLKRTNEDLILLKKKRIQDLHTLQLAHEKELMQMNMQLYPLQEEIKLLNRTVEILQERVRTADDKLLKYQAGCKADIHAGGDNPVSKIK